From a region of the Panicum virgatum strain AP13 chromosome 2K, P.virgatum_v5, whole genome shotgun sequence genome:
- the LOC120690927 gene encoding SKP1-like protein 1A, whose amino-acid sequence MASAGSGDETAAAATATATITLISSDGVHFTVLEAAANLSETIQHMIEDGCTDGGIPLPNVTGSILAKVLEYCNKHAAASAGGEGSSSSSDKEELDKFDKAFVEVDQATLFDLILAANYLNVKGMLDLTCQTVADMMKGKSVEEIRQTFNIKNDFTPEEEAEIRKENQWAFDD is encoded by the coding sequence ATGGCATCGGCGGGTTCCGGCGAcgagacggcggccgcggccacggccacggccacgatCACGCTCATCAGCTCGGACGGCGTGCACTTCACGgtgctggaggcggcggcgaacctGTCCGAGACCATCCAACACATGATCGAGGACGGCTGCACCGACGGCGGCATCCCGCTCCCCAACGTCACCGGCAGCATCCTCGCCAAGGTCCTCGAGTACTGCAACAAGCACGCCGCcgcgagcgccggcggcgaaggctcgtcctcgtcgtcggacAAGGAGGAGCTGGACAAGTTCGACAAGGCGTTCGTGGAGGTCGACCAGGCCACGCTGTTCGACCTCATCCTGGCCGCCAACTACCTCAACGTCAAGGGGATGCTGGACCTCACCTGCCAGACGGTCGCCGACATGATGAAGGGAAAGTCGGTGGAGGAGATCAGGCAGACGTTCAACATCAAGAACGACTtcacgccggaggaggaggcggagatcCGCAAGGAGAATCAGTGGGCCTTCGACGATTAG
- the LOC120690864 gene encoding G-type lectin S-receptor-like serine/threonine-protein kinase B120: MRLISLVHAVRARRRACLHDIARRETLPPFDPSLLILFSLPSTIELPLMAHASTATSPLLASLLFLLLHVAARADAAATLSQGQSLGAGDRLVSPGGTFALAFFAPAGGDPSRRYLGVMYAQAAEQTVSWVANRDAPVSAAAAYSAAVTASGDLQVLEGDRVAWSTNTSSPLRNVTLAIDDDGNLKLTAGGGGQPVLLWQSFDHPGDTFLPGMGITLDRRGGAVSRTLFTSWRSPGDPATGDFTLGQDPLGSAQLYIWRRSPGGAAAPYWRSGQWTNTGFVGVPWRSLYVYGFKLNGDAARSDGVISYVFNPYNSSEYRFKIGPDGTETCFMLLATGEWETVWSQPNTRCQQYNTCGANAACADGDDGQPVCTCLKGFEPRNPAEYGGGNWTLGCVRSVPLTCETNVSGGGGGDGFADLPGMKLPNSAAWQTTVGDADGCRQSCLANCSCGAYSYSTGTSCLTWGQDLVDIYQFPNGEEGYELHVKVPKSILNTGSKTRRWTTAVVVVIVVVVVLAGCVLLLWKCRRRIKEKLGIVGSREETRLPSLLPLREARHDFSGPKQPDHQEEADSGKKCELPLFPLEVVAAATDDFSNANKLGEGGFGHVYKGRLPGGEEVAVKRLSRSSGQGMEEFKNEVILIAKLQHRNLVKLLGCCIQGEEKILVYEYMANKSLDAFLFDPARRGLLDWKTRFHIIEGIARGLLYLHRDSRLRVVHRDLKASNILLDGDMNPKISDFGMARIFGGEGDHNQVNTNRVVGTLGYMSPEYAMEGLFSVRSDVYSFGILILEIVSGRKNSSFHHMEGSLNIAGYAWQLWSAGKGEQLVDPSVLEAAEGGAAAAALRCVHMALLCVQDHACDRPDIPYVVMALGSDSSVLPMPRPPTFTLQCSSSDRDGLFRDKADESYSACDLTVSMLHGR; this comes from the exons ATGCGCCTCATCTCGCTCGTCCacgcggttcgcgcgcgccggcgcgccTGCCTACATGATATAGCCCGCCGCGAGACTCTCCCGCCATTTGATCCGAGCCTGCTAATtctcttctccctcccctccacGATCGAGCTGCCGTTGATGGCCCATGCCAGCACCGCCACGTCACCTCTGCTCGCCtcgctcctcttcctcctcctccatgtCGCCGCCCgggccgacgcggcggcgacgctgtCGCAGGGCCAGTCGCTGGGCGCGGGAGACCGCCTCGTGTCGCCCGGCGGCACCTTCGCGCTGGCCTTCTTCGCTCCGGCGGGGGGCGACCCGTCGCGACGGTACCTGGGCGTCATGTACGCGCAGGCCGCGGAGCAGACCGTGTCGTGGGTGGCCAACCGCGACGCGCCCgtgagcgccgcggcggcgtacTCGGCGGCCGTCACGGCGTCCGGCGATCTGCAGGTGCTGGAGGGCGACCGCGTCGCCTGGAGCACCAACACGTCCTCGCCGCTGCGGAACGTCACCCTCGCCATCGACGACGACGGGAACCTCAAGctgacggccggcggcggcgggcagccggTGCTGCTCTGGCAGAGCTTCGACCACCCGGGGGACACGTTCCTCCCCGGCATGGGCATCACCCTcgaccggcgcggcggcgccgtcagcCGGACGCTGTTCACGTCGTGGCGGAGCCCCGGGGACCCGGCCACCGGCGACTTCACGCTCGGCCAGGACCCGCTCGGCTCCGCGCAGCTGTACATCTGGCGCCGGTccccgggcggcgccgccgccccctactGGCGGTCGGGGCAGTGGACCAACACCGGCTTCGTCGGCGTGCCCTGGCGCTCGCTCTACGTCTACGGCTTCAAGCTCAACGGCGACGCGGCGCGGAGCGACGGGGTCATCTCCTACGTCTTCAACCCGTACAACAGCTCCGAGTACCGGTTCAAGATCGGCCCCGACGGCACCGAGACGTGCTTCATGCTCCTCGCCACCGGCGAGTGGGAGACCGTCTGGTCGCAGCCGAACACGCGGTGCCAGCAGTACAACACCTGCGGCGCCAACGCCGCGTGCGCTGACGGCGACGACGGCCAGCCCGTCTGCACCTGCCTCAAGGGATTCGAGCCGAGGAATCCGGCGGAGTACGGCGGCGGGAACTGGACGCTGGGCTGCGTGAGGAGCGTGCCGCTGACCTGCGAGACGaacgtgagcggcggcggcggcggcgacgggttcGCCGACCTCCCGGGGATGAAGCTGCCCAACTCCGCCGCCTGGCAGACGACGGTGGGCGACGCGGACGGGTGCAGGCAGTCGTGCCTGGCCAACTGCTCCTGCGGCGCCTACAGCTACAGCACGGGCACCAGCTGCCTCACCTGGGGCCAGGACCTGGTGGACATCTACCAGTTCCCCAATGGAGAAGAAGGCTACGAGCTGCACGTGAAGGTCCCTAAATCCATATTAA ATACGGGCTCCAAGACGAGGCGATGGACGACAGCGGTCGTTGTGGTTATCGTCGTTGTGGTTGTTTTGGCAGGATGCGTCCTTCTGCTGTGGAAATGCAGGAGAAGAATCAAAG AGAAACTTGGCATTGTTGGTAGTAGGGAGGAGACAAGGCTCCCATCGTTGCTTCCTTTGAGGGAAGCCCGGCATGATTTCTCCGGGCCGAAGCAGCCTGATCATCAAGAGGAGGCAGATAGCGGCAAGAAGTGCGAGCTGCCGCTGTTCCCcttggaggtggtggcggcggccaccgACGACTTCAGCAACGCCAACAAGCTCGGGGAGGGAGGCTTCGGCCACGTCTACAAGGGCAGACTCCCCGGCGGCGAAGAGGTCGCGGTGAAGAGGCTGTCCCGGAGCTCCGGGCAGGGGATGGAGGAGTTCAAGAACGAGGTGATCCTGATCGCCAAGCTGCAGCACCGCAACCTTGTGAAGCTGCTGGGGTGCTGCATCCAGGGGGAGGAGAAGATCCTGGTGTACGAGTACATGGCCAACAAGAGCCTCGACGCCTTCCTCTTCGatccggcgaggcgaggcctGCTGGACTGGAAGACGCGGTTCCACATCATCGAGGGCATCGCCCGGGGCCTCCTGTACCTGCACCGGGACTCGCGGCTGCGCGTGGTGCACCGTGACCTCAAGGCCAGCAACATCCTGCTGGACGGCGACATGAACCCCAAGATCTCCGACTTCGGCATGGCGCGCATcttcggcggcgagggcgaccACAACCAGGTGAACACCAACCGCGTGGTGGGCACGCTGGGGTACATGTCGCCCGAGTACGCCATGGAGGGCCTCTTCTCGGTGCGGTCGgacgtgtacagcttcggcATCCTCATCCTGGAGATCGTGTCGGGGCGGAAGAACAGCAGCTTCCACCACATGGAGGGCTCCCTCAACATCGCCGGCTACGCGTGGCAGCTGTGGAGCGCCGGCAAGGGGGAGCAGCTGGTCGACCCGTCGGtcctggaggcggcggagggcggcgcggcggcggcggcgctgcggtgcGTGCACATGGCGCTGCTGTGCGTGCAGGACCACGCGTGCGACCGGCCCGACATCCCCTACGTGGTGATGGCGCTGGGGAGCGACAGCTCCGTGCTGCCCATGCCCAGGCCGCCGACCTTCACGCTGCAGTGCTCGTCGTCGGACCGGGACGGGCTATTCCGGGACAAGGCCGACGAGTCCTACTCCGCCTGCGACCTCACCGTCAGCATGCTGCACGGGAGGTAG
- the LOC120690919 gene encoding uncharacterized protein LOC120690919: protein MKFDPPICNVGNGYMDFMLFVGGDSRGMNQNHRVLVTELTGRALLYDPESPSIRSLPSLTSPKRSPISLIVGNKFYILDTASRLSHPNDCFHSYMMYDGDWHCYSLAPPPYIHANRSIICEGEAEHVDSYTVVGGSSIWISKSTLGTHSFDTENHRWTKVGDWALPFFGHVQYVPEHKLWFGLSSGESEIDCSVCFSNLTEMPPRSVNIGRDCTPP, encoded by the coding sequence ATGAAGTTTGATCCTCCCATCTGCAACGTGGGCAATGGGTATATGGATTTCATGCTCTTTGTTGGCGGGGACAGCAGGGGCATGAACCAGAACCACAGGGTGCTCGTCACTGAACTCACAGGCCGCGCCCTCCTCTATGACCCGGAATCCCCCTCCATCCGCTCGTTACCCAGTTTAACCTCCCCAAAGCGCTCACCTATCTCCTTGATCGTTGGCAACAAATTCTACATCCTCGACACGGCCTCCAGACTTAGCCACCCCAACGATTGCTTTCACAGCTACATGATGTATGATGGTGACTGGCACTGCTACTCTCTGGCACCACCTCCCTACATCCACGCCAACCGCTCTATCATCTgtgaaggggaggccgagcaTGTTGATTCATACACAGTTGTTGGAGGCTCTAGCATCTGGATATCCAAGAGCACCCTAGGCACCCACTCCTTTGACACGGAAAACCACAGGTGGACCAAGGTTGGTGACTGGGCACTGCCGTTCTTTGGCCATGTCCAGTACGTGCCAGAGCACAAGCTCTGGTTTGGACTCTCATCTGGTGAAAGCGAAATTGATTGCAGCGTCTGTTTTTCGAACCTCACTGAGATGCCCCCAAGGTCTGTCAACATCGGGAGGGACTGCACACCACCATAG
- the LOC120690923 gene encoding uncharacterized protein LOC120690923, with the protein MLMLVQQLKATRKLKARKKQAHEVLGKNGPRLTRHGVTIHCKHCSEAGHNSARCSLKRRGFTTEDAKALVARTQATLEKEAQEQAMRATADQVPSEQVTENEIPNPLNISSTQPPPFEDLTQASTTVLSQMLGEETLESSLSQPQGPLPDPTFILSNQLVERPIPLTTSTVAGRTALAKKRKATTSVKTAAKKTSGSGRGRGRPS; encoded by the exons ATGTTGATGCTAGTACAACAGCTAAAGGCAACAAGAAAGCTAAAGGCTAGGAAGAAGCAGGCACATGAGGTACTAGGGAAAAATGGCCCAAGGTTGACTAGGCATGGTGTCACAATACATTGCAAGCATTGCTCAGAAGCTGGTCATAATAGTGCTAGATGCAGCCTGAAAAGAAGGGGCTTCACTACAGAAGATGCAAAAGCTCTAGTTGCCAGAACGCAAGCCACACTTGAGAAAGAGGCACAAGAACAAGCAATGAGAGCAACTGCTGATCAGGTACCTTCTGAGCAAGTCACTGAAAATGAGATTCCAAATCCACTTAACATTTCATCCACTCAACCACCACCATTTGAAGACTTGACACAAGCTAGTACCACAGTGCTTTCTCAAATGCTTGGAGAG GAAACTTTAGAGAGTTCACTGTCACAACCTCAAGGGCCTCTACCAGATCCAACATTTATCCTATCTAACCAGCTAGTCGAACGACCAATTCCGCTTACTACAAGCACAGTTGCAGGCCGGACTGCATTAGCCAAGAAGAGGAAAGCAACCACAAGTGTGAAGACAGCTGCCAAGAAGACAAGTGGAagcggaagaggaagaggaaggccaTCGTGA